The following is a genomic window from Alkaliphilus sp. B6464.
AGATTTTTTAGTGAAGCTGTACCTGATTTATTTTCTTGAAAATTATTGATTATTATATTTAATCCATCTGAAGAAATATACTTTTTCTTTAGTTCCCCTGCATCTATTGAATAAATATCCTTATTTTTATTCATTATCCAAGTGAAACCATTGTAGATGTCTATATTACCGGCTATCTTAGAAAATTTTTCTAAGTTGATTGATCCATTTATAAAACCTATCTTTTTGTTACTCTCATTTATTATAGGATAACATATTATAAAAATTAGTTTACTGTCGGATTTTGAAACTATAGGATTGCTTATAACATATTCAGATTTTGTAGCCATAGCTCTTCTAAAGTATTCACGGCTAGATACGTCAATAGTCATTTCATCATTTATCCATCCCTGACCATCTATACCTCCTATTGCAAATGTTTCATATGGATTTCCATATTGATTTCTTAGAACCTTATTTAACTGTGTCACATAGGGTTTTAACTCATAGAAATCAAGATTTTTAGTAGATGGATTTTCATGTATAATTCTAATTTCACTAATACGTTGATTTAACCAAGAGCCTATTTCGTTTGCTTTAGAATCAATGAGCTGAATAGTCTGATATTCCAGTTCTTTCATTCTTAAGTTCTTCACCCTTGTTTGCAGTATAAACAAAAGAGGTGATAAGGTTAAAACGATGATTAAAATAAAAGATGTAGTTATTTTTGAACGTAATGACATTTTTTTCACCTTTTCAGAAGAATTTACTTAGTTAATTCTATTATATATCATTTAGTCATTGTTTAAAATATTGTACCTTAAAGTGCAAAAACAAGAAATTTGGTGTAAATACAAATTTAGCATAGGATGTTAAACTTATATCAAAAGTGTTAAAGTATTAACAATAAAATAGGAGGGATTAAATTGAAAAAGCTTTTAATTATTCTATTAGCTATTATTATGGCAATAAGTGTCGTAGGTTGTAATAATGAAGGTAAAGAAATAGTTGGTAATGAGGCTACAGTAATTAAAAATGGTACTTATAAAGGAGTAGGAAATGGAAAAGGCGGTGAAATATCTGTTGAAGTAACAATTGAAGATGATATGATTAAAGATATTAAAGTTTTAAGTCAAAACGAAACATCGGGATTTGACACAGCAATGGATACTTTAGCAGAAAACATTATCACAAAAAACAGTGTTGATGTTGATACTGTATCTGGATGTACTTTAACTTCTAAAGGTTTTCTTGAAGCGATTAATTCAGCCTTAGTGGCAGCAAATACAACCCCAGATATGCTTAAAAAGGTAGAAGGGGTTGCTAAGAGTGGAGCAAAAGAAGATGTTACGGAAACCCACGATATAGTTGTAATAGGTGCTGGTGGAGCAGGACTTGCAGCTGCCATAGAGGCTAAAGCCGCTGGAGCAGATGTTATTGTTTTAGAAAAAATGCCCCTAGCTGGTGGTAATACACTTATATCAGGTGCAGAATATGCTGCTTCCAACAACTGGTTACAGGAAAAAGAAGGAATTAAGGATAGTGTAGAGCAACATATTGAAGATACTCTAAAGGGTGGAGATAATATAAACAATCCAGAACTGGTGAGAGTTGTTGCAGAAAATGCCCTAGAAGGTGCTATATGGCTTAGAGACGAAGTTGGAGTTGTATGGGAAGATGAGCTAATGCAATTTGGTGGTCATACAGCTAAAAGAAGCTTAGTTCCCCTAGGAGCAAGTGGTAAAGAGATAATAAATAAACAATTAAAAAAAGCTAAAGAAATGAATATACCTATTCTTCTAAATACTAAAGCAACTGTTCTAATTACGGATACAAATGGTAAAGTCATAGGGGTAGAGGCAGAGGGTGAAGATAAAAATTATACCTTTAACACTAATAAGGCAGTAATAGTAGCCTCAGGAGGATTTGGATCTAACGTAGAGATGAGAGTAAAGTATAACCCAGATATTGATAACGCTATACTTTCCACCAACACACCTGGTAGTACCGGAGATGGTATCGTTATGACAGAAAATATTGGTGCAGATTTAGTTGGCATGGAACATATTCAGACATATCCTATATGTGATCCACTAACAGGAACTCTACTTTATTTTGATGATGCAAGATTATATGGACATACAGTGATTGTAAATAAAGAAGGAAAAAGATTTGTTGAGGAGCTTGGAAGACGTGATGTTATGTCAATGGGAATAAAAGCTCAAACAGGTAGTGTTTGTTATGAATTACTTGATCAAAATGGATTTGATGCTAGTAACTTACAAGAGAATCATGGTCCTGAACTCGATTACCTTTTCAAAAACAATCTACTTGTTAAAGCAGATACTTTAGAAGAAGCCGCAGCACTCTTTGAAATAGATGCAAAAGAATTGAAAGCAACAGTTGATAAGTATAATAGCTATGTTAAAGATGGTAAAGATCCTGAGTTTAATAAACGTATGTTACCATCTACAGTGGATACTGCACCTTTCTATATTTTAAAAGCAGCTCCAGCTGTCCATCACACAATGGGTGGTATTAAAATAAATACAAATGCTCAAGTAATAAATAAAGATGGTAAAGTTATAGAAGGTCTATATGCAGCAGGAGAGGTTACAGGAGGAATTCATGGTACAAACAGATTAGGTAGCAATGCTCTTGCCGATATTATAGTATTTGGTAGAATTGCAGGACAAAACGCAGTTAAATAATATAGCCATAAATAGAATACTCAAAGAATAAAGGAATGTTTTATAAAACATTCCTTTATTCTTTTTTATATTAAGAATATAAACTGTAGATACATTATCATCGATAAAAGGACAAATATTAACCTTATTAGGTCAATTTCTTCGCATAATATTGGCATTGAGGAGAATATTAACAGTAGTGAGCTTCTACTTGGAAACTTAATGCAGACATAACAGTTATTAATTAAAATGATTTGGCTAGTAAAATATCAAACTGAAAGTGAGGATGAAAAAGATGAAAAAAATTAAAAAATCACTAGCTGTAATACTAACGCTAATATTAGTATTCTCTATAGCAGCTTGTCGGCCAAAAGAAACTAAAGAGAAAGTAACTCAGAAACCTGTGAATGGTACATTTGTAGGTGAAGGTAGAGGTAGGGGAGGACCACTTAAACTAGAGGTCGCTCTTGAAAACTCTGAAATTAAAAATATTAAAGTTTTAGAAAGTAAAGAATCAAGCTATACTAAGCCAGTTATTGCCGACTTAACTAAGCAGATAGTAGATACAAACTCTACAAAAGTTGATATTGTTTCAGGCGCTACATTAACTAGCCATGCAATAATTAATGCTGTAAAAGATGCTGTAAAAAAGGCAAATGTTACTTTAGCCGCAAAAGAAGTAACTAAAAAGCCTGTGAAGGCAGAAGATGTTTCAACTGATATAGTTATTATTGGAGCAGGTGGTGCAGGGCTTTCGGCTGCTATAGAGGCGACTAATCAAGGAGTGAAAGTAATAGTTGTAGAAAAAAATGGATTTATGGGTGGAAATACAAACTATGCAACTGCTGGAATGAACGCTGCATATACAAAATATCAAGAAGAGAAGGGTATAAAAGATAGCCCAGAGCTATTTTTTGAAGATACAATGAAGGGCGGGCACGAAAAAAATAATCCAGAATTGGTAAAGGTTTTAACTGGGGAATCAGCAGAAACCGTATATTGGCTTGAAGATTTAGGGGCGAAACTATCTGAAATTGGAGCAACTGGTGGACAAAGTGCAGATAGAACTCATAAGGGTCCAGAAGGAATGGCTATAGGGCCACATCTTATGGATGTATTTACTAATCAGGTAGAAGACCTTGGCATTGAAGTTAGATTAAATACAAAGGCAGTAGATATTCTTTCAGAAGATAATAAGGCAACTGGTGTAAAAGTAGAGAATAAAGATGGAAATGCTTACAATATAAATGCTAAGGCAGTAATACTTGCATCTGGCGGATTTGGAGCTAATGCAGAGCTAATAACAAAATACAAGCCTGAACTAGAAGGATTTGGAACAACTAACCAACCAGGAGCAACAGGTGATGCCCTTGTTATTACAGAGAAATTAGATGTGGCTTTAGTAGATATAAAAGAGATTCAAACTCATCCTACAGTAGTTCCTAAAATAAATGAGCTGATAACTGAAGGAGTAAGAGGAGACGGTGCTATTCTAGTAAACAGAGAAGGTAAAAGATTTGTAGATGAGCTTGAAACTAGAGATACAGTGTCTAAAGCTATATTATCTCAAGATGGTAAAACAGCATTTTTAGTCTTTGATCAACAAGTAGTAGATAAAACTAGTGCTATTAAAAAGTACAAAGATGCTGGATTATTAACAGAGGCGAGTTCAATAAAAGAGTTAGCTGAAAAGCTTAAAATAGATGTTAAAGGACTTGAAGAAACAGTAAACACTTATAATGAGTATGTTAAAAAGAAGGAAGATCCAGAGTTTGGTAGAAGAACATTACCTCTAGAGATTACAAAAGCATCATTTTATGGAGTCGAAGTAGCACCAGCTATACACCATACCATGGGAGGAATAAAAATAAACAATAATACTGAAGTTATTAATAAATCAGGAAATATTATTGAAGGCTTGTATGCCGCTGGAGAGGTTACAGGGGGAGTGCATGGTGGTAATCGAATTGGAGGAAATGCGATAACTGATATAACTGTATTTGGAAGAACAGCAGGAAAAAATGCTGCAACTGCTGTGAAAAATAAATAATAATAAAAAAAGACAATGAATATTGGATATAGATTACCCATATTCATTGTTTTTTTATATGCTAAATCTTAGTATGTAAAGTTGAAATTAAAAATATGCTTTATTTAATTACTTACTTCTTTCATATTGCATTGGCCATTTAATATTATCACGAACTTCTTTAGCTGCATGTAAAGGCCAGTAAGGATTTCGAAGAAGCTCTCTACCGAAGAATACTAAATCTGATCTGTTATTTCTTAAAATTTCCTCTGCCATAAGTGGATTTGTAATTAAACCACCAGCAATTGTAGGTAAACCAGTTTCTTTTTTTATCACTTCGGCAAAAGGAACTTGATAGCCTGGATATGCCTTAATTTCAGCAGGAACTACTGCACCAGAACTTACATTAACAATATCAACTTCGTATTCTCTAAGTAAATTGATAATATTAGCTAAATCCTCAGGATGGTTTCCATTAGTCACATAATCTTCTGCAGAAACTCTTAGGATAATAGGTAGTTCCCTAGGCCATACCTCTCGTACACCTTGAAGAATTTCTTTTAAGAATCTTGCTCTGTTTTCTAAGCTACCTCCGTATTTATCAGTCCGATGATTAGATAAAGGAGATAAAAACTCATTGATTAAATATCCATGGGCTCCATGAATTTCAATTATATCAAAACCTGCTTCCAAGGAACGTCTTGCACCCATTTTAAAGGATTCAATTATATTCTGGATTTCATCTTGTGTAAGTTCAATAGGAGTTTTGTAGTCTTCACTGAAGGGGATAGCACTGGGAGCTACAATATTTTCTGAAGCTACACTACACTTTCTTCCTGCATGGGCCAGTTGAATACCAACCTTGGCACCATGTTTTTTACATTCTTCCACAATTCTTTTTAACCCATTTACATGCTCATCTTTCCAAATTCCTAAATCATTGGCAGAAATTCGCCCTCTAGGTTCTACAGCAGTAGCTTCAATAATAATAAGGCCTACTCCGCCAATGGCCCTACTAGCGTAATGGATTATATGCCAATTATCCACATTACCATCCTCATCTGCACTATATTGGCACATTGGAGCCATTACAATTCGATTTTTAATCTCTAAATTTTTCAATGTAAAAGAACTAAATAATATAGACATAAAATTCTCTCCTTTCTTATATTATATGATTATACCCTTTATCTAACATTATATAGTATTGAACTATCTTACATGATATTCATTTTAAAATATGCTACAACAGCAATCATCTTTGTAGTAGCTAATAAAATGACTACTGGGGCGAATGCCATATTGCTTCAATATACTGCATCAATTTATGTAGCTTTAGCTTTAAGAATGCAAAAGGATGCCTCGCCATTAAGTCAGTTTCTGCATTAGAGGCCACATTAATTCCAGTTATAGAACCCATTATGAATCCTAATAGAATACATTGATCATTAAAAAATAAGGTATGGACGCTTAGCTGGAGGCCATACCTTATTTAAAATACTGTTTAAAAAAGATGACAATGGCTTATTTTTTATTTTTTGATTGAGATTTTTTATTTTGATCAGAAATGAGCTTTCGATTATTTAGCATATCTTCATTATCAATTGCGCCAACTTCACCAGCAATTTCATAGTTTAGTGCTTTAAAAAAGTTTTTATCGACTGTGCTTTTAGTTTGTTTTTCTTTCATAATTATCACCTCATATTTATTTTTTGCGGAATCTATTCTAAAATACAAGGTAATTTGAGGAATCATACTTTGTATATCCGATATAAGACGAGCAATTTGTTTATATAATTTAAAAAGGATGATTATACACAAATTGATAAAATTTTTTTGTAATTAAACTTTTTAAGTCGTTAAAATGTTTCAATGAATATAAAATAACATGTTAATATGATTTTATAACAGAATAGAGTCTTTATAAAACTCTAGTTTCATCTTGTAATATAGCTATGATATAATAATTGCCAAGATGTAAAATATGCTAAAGGCTTATAAATATAGAAATAAGGATAGGTTTGATTATAATTTATTTTAAAGAAAAGAATAAAGATAAGAAAGGAGTAGATATTGAAATGAATTTTAAAAATATTAATGAAACAAACTTTATATTTGACAACTGTGATACAGTAGAGCTTGCACAAACCTTTGGGACACCTTTATATGTGATTTCAGAGGATAGAATTAAAAGTAAATGCGAAGACATTAGAAGAAATTTTTTAATGAAATATCCAAATACAAAGGCAGCATATGCCAGTAAGGCATTTTTAACCATGGCTATGTGTAAAATTATAGATCGTGAGGGACTCGGACTTGATGTTGTTTCGGGTGGAGAACTTTATACTGCCATAAAGGCAAATTTTCCTATGGAAAGAATAATGTTTCATGGAAGCAATAAATCCTACGAAGAATTAGTCCTAGCGGTAACCCATAACATTGGGAGGATTATTGTAGATAATGTATATGAGTTAGAAATGTTAGAGCGCATTGCAAAGGAGCAAGGTAAAAAGGTAGCAATCCTTTTTAGAATCACCCCAGGGGTAGGAGGAAATACTCATGAGTATATTACTACAGGACAAAAGGATTCTAAGTTTGGTATTCCACTAGAGAAAGAAATTATTGAATATGCAGTTAGAAAATCAATGGACTCATCTAACATCGATCTGAAAGGATTTCACTTTCATGTAGGTTCTCAGCTATTTGGAATTAGTTCACATATATTAGCTATACAGGTTGTATTAGATCTTATGAAAAATTTAAAAGAAGAACTTGGTTTTATTACACATGAATTAAATACTGGAGGAGGCTTCGGAATTCAATATACAGATGAAGATGAGGCAACAAAATCCGTACCTTTTTTTATTGATCCTATTATGGAAACTATAAAAGAAGGATGTAGCGAAGCAAACTTGGACATGCCTACGATTATTATAGAGCCAGGTAGATGGATTGTGGGAGAGGCTGGAATAACTCTGTATACACTTGGAGCGATTAAAGAAATACCAAAGGTGAGAACCTATGCAAGTGTTGATGGGGGACTTCCAGATAATCCGAGACCTGCTTTATATAAGGCAAAATATGATGCAATTGTAGCGAACAGAGCTAATCAAAAAGCAGAAGAGGTTGTTACAATAGCAGGTAAATGCTGTGAAACAGGAGATATTTTAATTTGGGATTTAAAGGTGCCAAAGGTTACATCTGGGGATATTTTAGCAGTTTTAAATACAGGAGCATATAATTATTCAATGGCAAGTAATTATAATAAGCTACCAAGACCTGCTGTAGTATTAGTCAGTAAAGGAAATGCCCAGCTTATAGTAGAAAGAGAAAAATATGAACATTTATTAGATAGGGAAGTAATCCCTGAGCATTTAGATAATATTCAAAGCACAAAATTAACATTCGGAGCATAACTATTTATTAGGGCTATTTATAGCCCTAATTTTTTTATAGGGAGAGATAAATATGCTTAAACCAAAAGCACTGAAATTAGGTGATATGATAGGGATAATAGCACCTTCGAGTCCAACTACAGAGGCCAATGTGAAACTAGCAAAGGAGCAGGTAGAAGGTTTAGGTTTCAAGGTGAAATTAGGACCTAGCTGTTATGCTACCCATGGCTATTTAGCTGGTACAGATCAGCTAAGGGCAGACGATCTAAATAATATGTTCTATGATAAAGAAATAAAAGGGATTATATGTCTAAGGGGGGGCTATGGGGCTCCTAGAATACTAAATAAGATAGACTTTGAACTAATTAAAGCAAATCCAAAGGTGTTTGTAGGGTATAGTGATATTACAGCTCTACATATGTCTATAAATCAAATCAGTAATTTGGTAACTTTTCATGGTCCTATGGCATCTTCAGACATTGCAGATGGATTAGATGATTTCTCCAAGAAGGAATTTTTAAGAGCTATTATGGAGCCACAGCCAATGGGGCACATATTTAATCCAAAAGATAAGAATATACAATGTCTTGTAGGCGGAAAAGCTAGGGGAGTAATTATTGGAGGAAATCTATCCTTAGTGACAGCTACAATAGGAACTACCTATGAAATTGATACAAGGGGAAAGATATTGTTTTTAGAAGAAATAGGAGAAGAGCCTTATAAAGTAGATAGGATGCTTACTCAACTAGCTTTAGCAGGAAAGCTTAAGGATGCAACTGGCATTATCCTTGGAGATTGGAATGACTGCGAATCTACAAAACACTACGAAAGTTTAAGTTTAATGGAAGTTTTTCAGGAGATTATAGTTCCTCACGGAAAACCAACTATTTTTGATCTAAAGGCAGGACATTGCACGCC
Proteins encoded in this region:
- a CDS encoding flavocytochrome c, yielding MKKLLIILLAIIMAISVVGCNNEGKEIVGNEATVIKNGTYKGVGNGKGGEISVEVTIEDDMIKDIKVLSQNETSGFDTAMDTLAENIITKNSVDVDTVSGCTLTSKGFLEAINSALVAANTTPDMLKKVEGVAKSGAKEDVTETHDIVVIGAGGAGLAAAIEAKAAGADVIVLEKMPLAGGNTLISGAEYAASNNWLQEKEGIKDSVEQHIEDTLKGGDNINNPELVRVVAENALEGAIWLRDEVGVVWEDELMQFGGHTAKRSLVPLGASGKEIINKQLKKAKEMNIPILLNTKATVLITDTNGKVIGVEAEGEDKNYTFNTNKAVIVASGGFGSNVEMRVKYNPDIDNAILSTNTPGSTGDGIVMTENIGADLVGMEHIQTYPICDPLTGTLLYFDDARLYGHTVIVNKEGKRFVEELGRRDVMSMGIKAQTGSVCYELLDQNGFDASNLQENHGPELDYLFKNNLLVKADTLEEAAALFEIDAKELKATVDKYNSYVKDGKDPEFNKRMLPSTVDTAPFYILKAAPAVHHTMGGIKINTNAQVINKDGKVIEGLYAAGEVTGGIHGTNRLGSNALADIIVFGRIAGQNAVK
- a CDS encoding flavocytochrome c, with product MKKIKKSLAVILTLILVFSIAACRPKETKEKVTQKPVNGTFVGEGRGRGGPLKLEVALENSEIKNIKVLESKESSYTKPVIADLTKQIVDTNSTKVDIVSGATLTSHAIINAVKDAVKKANVTLAAKEVTKKPVKAEDVSTDIVIIGAGGAGLSAAIEATNQGVKVIVVEKNGFMGGNTNYATAGMNAAYTKYQEEKGIKDSPELFFEDTMKGGHEKNNPELVKVLTGESAETVYWLEDLGAKLSEIGATGGQSADRTHKGPEGMAIGPHLMDVFTNQVEDLGIEVRLNTKAVDILSEDNKATGVKVENKDGNAYNINAKAVILASGGFGANAELITKYKPELEGFGTTNQPGATGDALVITEKLDVALVDIKEIQTHPTVVPKINELITEGVRGDGAILVNREGKRFVDELETRDTVSKAILSQDGKTAFLVFDQQVVDKTSAIKKYKDAGLLTEASSIKELAEKLKIDVKGLEETVNTYNEYVKKKEDPEFGRRTLPLEITKASFYGVEVAPAIHHTMGGIKINNNTEVINKSGNIIEGLYAAGEVTGGVHGGNRIGGNAITDITVFGRTAGKNAATAVKNK
- the namA gene encoding NADPH dehydrogenase NamA; its protein translation is MSILFSSFTLKNLEIKNRIVMAPMCQYSADEDGNVDNWHIIHYASRAIGGVGLIIIEATAVEPRGRISANDLGIWKDEHVNGLKRIVEECKKHGAKVGIQLAHAGRKCSVASENIVAPSAIPFSEDYKTPIELTQDEIQNIIESFKMGARRSLEAGFDIIEIHGAHGYLINEFLSPLSNHRTDKYGGSLENRARFLKEILQGVREVWPRELPIILRVSAEDYVTNGNHPEDLANIINLLREYEVDIVNVSSGAVVPAEIKAYPGYQVPFAEVIKKETGLPTIAGGLITNPLMAEEILRNNRSDLVFFGRELLRNPYWPLHAAKEVRDNIKWPMQYERSK
- the lysA gene encoding diaminopimelate decarboxylase, whose product is MIIIYFKEKNKDKKGVDIEMNFKNINETNFIFDNCDTVELAQTFGTPLYVISEDRIKSKCEDIRRNFLMKYPNTKAAYASKAFLTMAMCKIIDREGLGLDVVSGGELYTAIKANFPMERIMFHGSNKSYEELVLAVTHNIGRIIVDNVYELEMLERIAKEQGKKVAILFRITPGVGGNTHEYITTGQKDSKFGIPLEKEIIEYAVRKSMDSSNIDLKGFHFHVGSQLFGISSHILAIQVVLDLMKNLKEELGFITHELNTGGGFGIQYTDEDEATKSVPFFIDPIMETIKEGCSEANLDMPTIIIEPGRWIVGEAGITLYTLGAIKEIPKVRTYASVDGGLPDNPRPALYKAKYDAIVANRANQKAEEVVTIAGKCCETGDILIWDLKVPKVTSGDILAVLNTGAYNYSMASNYNKLPRPAVVLVSKGNAQLIVEREKYEHLLDREVIPEHLDNIQSTKLTFGA
- a CDS encoding S66 peptidase family protein, whose protein sequence is MLKPKALKLGDMIGIIAPSSPTTEANVKLAKEQVEGLGFKVKLGPSCYATHGYLAGTDQLRADDLNNMFYDKEIKGIICLRGGYGAPRILNKIDFELIKANPKVFVGYSDITALHMSINQISNLVTFHGPMASSDIADGLDDFSKKEFLRAIMEPQPMGHIFNPKDKNIQCLVGGKARGVIIGGNLSLVTATIGTTYEIDTRGKILFLEEIGEEPYKVDRMLTQLALAGKLKDATGIILGDWNDCESTKHYESLSLMEVFQEIIVPHGKPTIFDLKAGHCTPQVTLPFGVNACLDAYECKLTIEESGLI